A single Methylobacterium sp. 17Sr1-1 DNA region contains:
- a CDS encoding amidinotransferase, which produces MDRETTFEAERGGALDEAAAHDLTAFGGDAPGRAPAPQSPVMAWNEWDPLEEVIVGSLDGATIPTHHLTVIFNLPRAAQPFYRLASGWKYPGFMKKLAQQELDGFIKILAGEGVKIRRPDSVDFSKKFRAPRWSSRGFCVACPRDPYLVIGDEIIESPMCWRSRYFEGDAYRSLFKEYFRAGARWTSAPRPQLTDELYNYDYRVPNLKAGEPMQFTVNEFEPVFDAADFVRCGRDLFVTRSNVTNLMGIEWLRRHLGPGFRIHEIESRCPQPMHIDSSFMPLAPGKVLVNPDYIDVEKLPAVLKKWDVLIAPRPDPVEGFMSKISMCSPWTSINVLAIDEKKIVVDASQPTLIKALKDWGFDPIPTPFLSYGPFGGSFHCATLDVRRRGPLKSYF; this is translated from the coding sequence ATGGATCGGGAGACGACCTTCGAGGCCGAGCGCGGTGGCGCGCTCGACGAGGCCGCCGCGCATGACCTGACGGCCTTCGGGGGCGACGCGCCCGGCCGGGCGCCGGCGCCGCAATCGCCGGTGATGGCCTGGAACGAGTGGGATCCGCTGGAGGAGGTGATCGTCGGCTCGCTCGACGGCGCCACGATCCCGACCCACCACCTGACGGTGATCTTCAACCTGCCGCGGGCCGCCCAGCCGTTCTACCGGCTCGCCTCGGGCTGGAAATATCCCGGCTTCATGAAGAAGCTCGCCCAGCAGGAGCTCGACGGCTTCATCAAGATCCTGGCCGGCGAGGGCGTGAAGATCCGCCGTCCGGACTCCGTGGACTTCTCGAAGAAGTTCCGCGCCCCGCGCTGGTCGTCGCGCGGCTTCTGCGTCGCCTGCCCGCGCGACCCGTACCTGGTGATCGGCGACGAGATCATCGAGAGCCCGATGTGCTGGCGCTCGCGCTACTTCGAGGGCGACGCCTACCGCTCGCTGTTCAAGGAGTATTTCCGGGCCGGCGCGCGCTGGACCTCGGCGCCGCGGCCGCAGCTCACCGACGAGCTCTACAACTACGACTACCGGGTGCCGAACCTGAAGGCCGGCGAGCCGATGCAGTTCACGGTGAACGAGTTCGAGCCCGTCTTCGACGCGGCCGACTTCGTGCGCTGCGGCCGCGACCTGTTCGTCACCCGCTCGAACGTGACGAACCTGATGGGCATCGAGTGGCTGCGCCGCCACCTCGGCCCGGGCTTCCGCATCCACGAGATCGAGAGCCGCTGCCCGCAGCCGATGCACATCGACTCGTCGTTCATGCCGCTCGCCCCCGGCAAGGTGCTGGTCAACCCCGACTACATCGACGTCGAGAAGCTGCCGGCGGTGCTCAAGAAGTGGGACGTGCTGATCGCGCCCCGCCCCGACCCCGTCGAGGGCTTCATGAGCAAGATCTCGATGTGCTCGCCCTGGACCTCGATCAACGTGCTCGCCATCGACGAGAAGAAGATCGTGGTCGATGCGAGCCAGCCGACGCTAATCAAGGCGCTCAAGGATTGGGGCTTCGACCCGATCCCGACGCCCTTCCTGTCCTACGGACCGTTCGGCGGCTCGTTCCACTGCGCCACGCTCGACGTGCGCCGGCGCGGCCCGCTGAAGTCGTACTTCTAG
- a CDS encoding NAD(P)H-binding protein: MRILVLGGYGLIGSAVLVRLIEAGHAVVSLGRDTRGARRRFPEATWIERDIATLREPAAWHPLIAGCDAVVNCAGALQDGPRDDVRAVQDTAMRALFRACAEARLRRVVQVSAVGAMPDARTAFMRTKAAADAALGQLDLDWIILRPGLVLAPTAYGGTAFLRALASTPLVLAVVGGAGPIQTVHVDDVAEAVRLGLEGRVAARAAYDLVEDEAHGLGDVAAAFRAWLGHEPAPVVAVPRLLVRPVVAICDGLGRLGWRSPLRSTALVQVTEGVTGDPEPWRRAGGPRATGLRASLRRLPSTVQESWFGRLWLLKPVIVGGLALFWIVSGLVGLLRFDAAAAVLTERGVGAASAQAAVAGGIVLDLVLGARCWCGA; this comes from the coding sequence ATGAGGATCCTGGTACTCGGCGGCTACGGCCTGATCGGCTCCGCCGTGCTCGTGCGCCTGATCGAGGCCGGTCACGCGGTGGTCAGCCTCGGGCGCGACACAAGAGGCGCGCGGCGCCGCTTCCCCGAGGCGACCTGGATCGAGCGCGACATCGCGACCTTGCGCGAGCCCGCGGCGTGGCATCCGCTGATCGCCGGCTGCGACGCGGTGGTGAACTGCGCCGGCGCGCTGCAGGACGGACCCCGCGACGACGTACGCGCCGTCCAGGACACCGCCATGCGGGCCCTGTTCCGCGCCTGCGCCGAAGCCAGGCTCCGGCGGGTCGTGCAGGTCTCGGCCGTCGGCGCCATGCCCGACGCGCGGACCGCCTTCATGCGCACCAAGGCCGCGGCCGATGCCGCCTTGGGCCAGCTCGACCTCGACTGGATCATCCTGCGTCCCGGCCTCGTGCTCGCCCCCACCGCCTATGGCGGGACCGCCTTCCTGCGGGCGCTCGCCTCCACACCGCTGGTCTTGGCCGTGGTCGGCGGCGCCGGCCCGATCCAGACCGTGCACGTGGACGACGTCGCCGAGGCCGTCCGCCTCGGCCTGGAGGGACGGGTCGCGGCCCGGGCAGCCTACGACCTCGTCGAGGACGAAGCCCACGGCTTGGGCGACGTGGCGGCGGCGTTCAGGGCCTGGCTCGGCCACGAGCCGGCCCCGGTCGTCGCGGTGCCGCGCCTCCTCGTGCGGCCGGTGGTGGCGATCTGCGACGGGCTTGGCCGGCTCGGCTGGCGCTCGCCGCTGCGCAGCACCGCCCTCGTCCAGGTCACCGAGGGCGTGACCGGCGATCCCGAACCCTGGCGCCGAGCCGGCGGGCCGCGCGCGACGGGCTTGCGCGCCAGCCTGCGCCGCCTGCCGTCCACGGTGCAGGAAAGCTGGTTCGGCCGGCTCTGGCTCCTGAAGCCGGTGATCGTCGGCGGCCTCGCCCTGTTCTGGATCGTCTCGGGCCTCGTCGGGCTCCTGCGGTTCGACGCGGCGGCGGCGGTGCTGACGGAGCGCGGTGTCGGCGCGGCCTCTGCCCAGGCGGCGGTCGCGGGCGGCATCGTCCTCGATCTCGTCCTCGGGGCGCGATGCTGGTGCGGCGCCTGA
- a CDS encoding glutathione S-transferase, producing the protein MKLFYAKTSPFVRKVLVVAHELGLFERLELLPAAAHPINRDANIRAQNPLAQVPTLILDDGTALADSRVICEYLDHLGQGGFFPAPGPARWAALTAQSTGDGLLDAALLCVYETRVRQENERSPAWVGGQREKIVDALARIEAAAPGLGERVDIASITYGCALGYLDLRLPDLGWRERAPAAAAWYAGFGERPSMQTTRPE; encoded by the coding sequence ATGAAGCTCTTCTACGCCAAGACCTCGCCCTTCGTCCGCAAGGTGCTGGTCGTCGCCCACGAACTTGGATTGTTCGAGCGCCTGGAGCTGCTGCCGGCGGCCGCCCATCCGATCAACCGCGACGCCAACATCCGGGCGCAGAACCCGCTGGCGCAGGTGCCGACCCTGATCCTCGACGACGGCACGGCGCTCGCCGACAGCCGGGTGATCTGCGAGTACCTCGACCACCTCGGACAGGGCGGCTTTTTCCCGGCCCCGGGCCCGGCGCGGTGGGCGGCGCTCACCGCGCAATCGACCGGCGACGGCCTGCTCGATGCGGCCCTGCTCTGCGTCTACGAGACCCGGGTGCGTCAGGAGAACGAGCGCTCGCCGGCCTGGGTCGGCGGTCAGCGGGAGAAGATCGTCGACGCGCTGGCGCGGATCGAGGCGGCGGCGCCCGGCCTCGGCGAGCGGGTCGACATCGCCAGCATCACGTATGGCTGCGCCCTCGGCTACCTCGACCTGCGCCTGCCCGACCTCGGCTGGCGCGAGCGCGCTCCGGCCGCGGCGGCGTGGTACGCGGGCTTCGGCGAGCGCCCGTCGATGCAGACGACCCGGCCGGAGTGA
- a CDS encoding lysylphosphatidylglycerol synthase domain-containing protein gives MKRLTTLGLIAGLCTVIGLFVSSGPEAVAAALWASGWGAVLVVVARFVAVAWAGLGWWVVFPRGERPLLRACVSVRFVREGINTLLPVAQVGGDLIGARLLTRERVSGALSGASTLVDLMVQALTQFLFTLAGLGILVALGGDGPIVHYVGLGLVVAAPALVAFYLVQRRFGQSLLQAAINRFAGGREWRIFGAVDVMFERLRGLYAARGRILTAIGTHLFGWIIGTFEVWIALRFMGYEVGFLEAIVIESLAQAVRGAAFAVPGALGAQEGGLIALCAVFGIPAEAALALSLIKRLADLAVGLPSLMLWHAMENEADPGRPAAGIGAALRAWMRPRDTQLRQAPMPAYGYAAAPADGKGE, from the coding sequence ATGAAGCGACTGACGACACTGGGCCTGATCGCCGGCCTCTGCACCGTGATCGGCCTGTTCGTCTCCTCGGGGCCGGAGGCGGTCGCGGCGGCCCTGTGGGCGTCCGGCTGGGGCGCCGTGCTGGTCGTGGTGGCGCGCTTCGTCGCCGTCGCCTGGGCGGGTCTCGGCTGGTGGGTGGTGTTTCCCCGCGGCGAGAGGCCGCTGCTGCGGGCCTGCGTCAGCGTGCGCTTCGTGCGAGAGGGCATCAACACGCTCCTGCCCGTGGCGCAGGTCGGCGGCGACCTGATCGGCGCCCGGCTGCTGACGCGCGAGCGGGTGTCCGGCGCCCTGTCGGGCGCCTCCACCCTCGTCGACCTGATGGTCCAGGCGCTGACCCAGTTCCTGTTCACGCTGGCCGGCCTCGGCATCCTGGTGGCGCTGGGCGGCGACGGGCCGATCGTGCACTACGTGGGCCTCGGCCTCGTGGTGGCGGCGCCGGCCCTCGTGGCGTTCTACCTGGTGCAGCGCCGCTTCGGGCAGAGCCTGCTCCAGGCGGCGATCAACCGCTTCGCCGGGGGGCGCGAGTGGCGCATCTTCGGCGCGGTCGACGTGATGTTCGAGCGCCTGCGCGGCCTCTACGCCGCCCGCGGCCGCATTCTCACCGCCATCGGCACGCATCTGTTCGGCTGGATCATCGGCACCTTCGAGGTCTGGATCGCGCTCCGCTTCATGGGCTACGAGGTCGGCTTCCTCGAGGCGATCGTGATCGAGAGCCTGGCGCAAGCCGTGCGCGGCGCGGCCTTCGCGGTGCCGGGCGCGCTCGGGGCCCAGGAGGGCGGCCTGATCGCGCTCTGCGCCGTGTTCGGCATCCCGGCCGAGGCGGCTTTGGCCCTCTCGCTGATCAAGCGCCTGGCCGACCTCGCCGTCGGGCTGCCGAGCCTGATGCTGTGGCACGCCATGGAGAACGAGGCCGACCCGGGCCGTCCGGCGGCCGGGATCGGCGCGGCCCTGCGGGCATGGATGCGCCCGCGCGACACCCAGCTGCGTCAGGCGCCGATGCCTGCTTACGGCTACGCCGCGGCGCCCGCCGACGGCAAAGGAGAGTGA
- the hpnJ gene encoding hopanoid biosynthesis associated radical SAM protein HpnJ, with amino-acid sequence MRTLFLQAPTFDGFDGGAGSRYQAKREIKSFWYPTWLAQPAALVPNSKLIDAPPHDIKLPEIVAQANDFDLVVLHTSVPSFKSDVKTIEALKAANPKLIAGLIGAKVAVDAAGAMAQAPAVDFCARNEFDFTVKEVADGVPMAEIKGLSYRDADGVVVHNPDREIMTDMDQLPFVTSVYKRDLQMEKYFIGYLKHPYISFYSGRGCKSRCTFCLWPQTVGGHTYRTRSVAHVIEEIKYCLKEFPQTKEFFFDDDTFTDNLPRAEEIARELGKLGVTWSCNAKANVPRETLKVLKENGLRLLLVGYESGNQQILHNIKKGMRVEVAEKFTQDCHDLGIAIHGTFILGLPGETKETIQETIAFAKRINPHTIQVSLAAPYPGTFLYKQAVENGWLDKDNAELVDENGVQIAPLHYPHLSHTEIFNSVEEFYKKFYFRAPKIASIVSEMVRSPDMMKRRLREGVEFWHFLRERQGVAKKAA; translated from the coding sequence ATGCGGACCCTCTTCCTCCAGGCCCCCACCTTCGACGGCTTCGACGGCGGCGCCGGCTCGCGCTACCAGGCCAAGCGCGAGATCAAGTCGTTCTGGTACCCGACCTGGCTCGCCCAGCCGGCGGCGCTCGTGCCGAACTCCAAGCTGATCGACGCGCCGCCGCACGACATCAAGCTGCCGGAGATCGTCGCCCAGGCCAACGACTTCGACCTCGTGGTGCTGCACACCTCGGTGCCGTCGTTCAAGTCGGACGTGAAGACGATCGAGGCGCTGAAGGCGGCCAACCCGAAGCTGATCGCCGGCCTGATCGGCGCCAAGGTCGCGGTGGACGCCGCCGGCGCCATGGCCCAGGCCCCCGCGGTCGATTTCTGCGCCCGCAACGAGTTCGACTTCACCGTCAAGGAGGTCGCCGACGGCGTGCCGATGGCGGAGATCAAGGGTCTCTCCTATCGCGACGCCGACGGTGTCGTGGTCCACAACCCGGACCGCGAGATCATGACCGACATGGACCAGCTGCCGTTCGTGACCTCGGTCTACAAGCGCGACCTGCAGATGGAGAAGTACTTCATCGGCTACCTGAAGCACCCCTACATCTCGTTCTATTCGGGCCGGGGCTGCAAGTCGCGCTGCACCTTCTGCCTGTGGCCGCAGACGGTCGGCGGCCACACCTACCGCACCCGCTCGGTCGCGCACGTGATCGAGGAGATCAAGTACTGCCTGAAGGAGTTCCCGCAGACCAAGGAGTTCTTCTTCGACGACGACACCTTCACCGACAACCTCCCGCGCGCGGAGGAGATCGCCCGCGAGCTCGGCAAGCTCGGCGTGACCTGGTCGTGCAACGCCAAGGCCAACGTGCCGCGCGAGACCCTGAAGGTGCTCAAGGAGAACGGCCTGCGCCTGCTGCTGGTCGGCTACGAGTCCGGCAACCAGCAGATCCTGCACAACATCAAGAAGGGCATGAGGGTCGAGGTCGCGGAGAAGTTCACGCAGGATTGCCACGATCTCGGCATCGCGATCCACGGCACCTTCATCCTCGGCCTGCCCGGCGAGACCAAGGAGACGATCCAGGAGACGATCGCCTTCGCCAAGCGGATCAACCCGCACACCATCCAGGTCTCGCTCGCAGCGCCCTACCCGGGCACCTTCCTGTACAAGCAGGCCGTGGAGAACGGCTGGCTCGACAAGGACAACGCCGAGCTGGTCGACGAGAACGGCGTGCAGATCGCGCCGCTGCATTACCCGCACCTGTCCCACACCGAGATCTTCAACTCGGTGGAGGAGTTCTACAAGAAATTCTACTTCCGCGCCCCGAAGATCGCCTCGATCGTCAGCGAGATGGTGCGCTCGCCCGACATGATGAAGCGCCGCCTGCGCGAGGGCGTCGAGTTCTGGCACTTCCTGCGCGAGCGCCAGGGCGTCGCCAAGAAGGCGGCGTAA
- a CDS encoding DUF3313 domain-containing protein codes for MRTTIKAALNARAARRVAAVTTLALLAGCATPVLTQTGLLTRYDHLTPSEATATKSRIFIDKAAMARVRTVRIIPTAFTAAVSGPGVTEQERRVVANAADRALCYELSLRYDVVSSGPADLTVRANITRAGLTNVPASGVAVGASAAITIAAQVGVGFADTIGKVPVPRLPIGLGDLTVEAEALDARRQQRAAMVWAGGANSFTNQARFSPVADIYDLAGDFGQDFGSYLTTGVDPFESELTIPTYERIRVTMLGEMPRDPDCQAFGRAPGIDGIVGDSFGLPPDWTDKGPTAGR; via the coding sequence ATGCGGACGACCATCAAGGCTGCCTTGAACGCGCGGGCCGCCCGCCGCGTCGCGGCCGTGACGACCCTGGCGCTGCTCGCGGGCTGCGCCACGCCGGTTCTGACCCAGACCGGCCTGCTGACCCGCTACGATCACCTGACGCCGAGCGAGGCGACCGCCACCAAGTCGCGGATCTTCATCGACAAGGCGGCGATGGCCCGGGTGCGGACCGTCCGCATCATCCCCACCGCCTTCACCGCCGCCGTCTCCGGCCCGGGCGTGACCGAGCAGGAGCGCCGGGTCGTCGCCAACGCCGCCGACCGGGCGCTCTGCTACGAGCTGTCGCTGCGCTACGACGTGGTCTCCTCCGGCCCGGCCGACCTGACCGTGCGGGCCAACATCACCCGCGCCGGCCTCACCAATGTGCCGGCCTCCGGCGTCGCGGTCGGCGCCTCGGCGGCGATCACGATCGCCGCGCAGGTCGGCGTCGGCTTCGCCGACACGATCGGCAAGGTGCCGGTGCCGCGCCTGCCGATCGGGCTCGGCGACCTCACGGTGGAGGCCGAGGCCCTCGACGCCCGCCGCCAGCAGCGCGCCGCGATGGTGTGGGCCGGGGGCGCCAACTCCTTCACCAACCAGGCCCGGTTCTCCCCGGTCGCCGACATCTACGACCTCGCCGGCGATTTCGGCCAGGATTTCGGCTCGTACCTCACCACCGGCGTGGACCCGTTCGAGTCCGAGCTCACCATCCCGACCTACGAGCGCATCCGCGTGACGATGCTCGGCGAGATGCCCCGCGATCCCGACTGCCAGGCCTTCGGCCGGGCGCCGGGCATCGACGGCATCGTCGGCGACTCGTTCGGCCTGCCGCCGGACTGGACCGACAAGGGTCCGACGGCCGGGCGGTAG
- the hpnI gene encoding bacteriohopanetetrol glucosamine biosynthesis glycosyltransferase HpnI, whose protein sequence is MEWTWISALLLVLALAGCVYGLTTAWLAGRLAGQPVPRLAPDAPRPSVTLLKPLCGDEPNLHHNLTTFCAQAYAGAVQVVFGVQNAADPAIAVVHRLQAEHPELRIDLVIDARQHGANRKVSNLINMAGLIAHDVVVLADSDMVVAPDYLERIVAELARPGVSGVTCLYHGVPANGGVWAHLSALAIDTQFLPNVLMGTGLGLADPCFGSTIAFRTEVLARIGGFEAIRDDLADDYTLGAALRAEGGIVAIPNFTIGHTCVDTSLAGLWRHETRWNRTIRNVDPAGYAGTLVTHAFPLALIAALLPDSGAYTLATAALALACRIVLCVRVERAFGLEPHPYWLLPIRDLLSFAGFAWCFMSGAVTWKGHDYRVVADGTLIPESGLARESGAPST, encoded by the coding sequence ATGGAATGGACCTGGATCTCCGCCCTCCTGCTCGTCCTGGCGCTCGCCGGATGCGTGTACGGCCTGACGACCGCCTGGCTCGCCGGGCGCCTCGCCGGGCAGCCGGTGCCGCGCCTCGCGCCCGACGCGCCCCGCCCCTCCGTGACCCTGCTCAAGCCGCTCTGCGGCGACGAGCCGAACCTGCACCACAACCTCACCACCTTCTGCGCCCAGGCCTATGCGGGCGCCGTCCAGGTGGTGTTCGGGGTGCAGAACGCCGCCGATCCGGCGATCGCCGTGGTGCACCGGCTCCAGGCCGAGCACCCCGAGTTGCGCATCGACCTGGTGATCGACGCCCGCCAGCACGGCGCGAACCGCAAGGTCTCGAACCTGATCAACATGGCGGGGCTGATCGCCCACGACGTCGTGGTGCTGGCCGACAGCGACATGGTGGTGGCGCCCGACTACCTCGAGCGCATCGTCGCGGAGCTCGCCCGCCCCGGCGTGTCCGGCGTCACCTGCCTCTATCACGGCGTGCCGGCGAATGGCGGCGTCTGGGCGCATCTCTCGGCGCTCGCCATCGACACGCAGTTCCTGCCCAACGTCCTGATGGGCACGGGCCTCGGCCTCGCCGATCCGTGCTTCGGCTCCACCATCGCGTTCCGCACCGAGGTGCTCGCCCGCATCGGCGGCTTCGAGGCGATCCGCGACGATCTCGCCGACGACTACACCCTCGGGGCGGCGCTCCGCGCTGAAGGAGGCATCGTGGCGATCCCGAACTTCACCATCGGGCATACCTGCGTCGACACCTCGCTCGCCGGCCTGTGGCGCCACGAGACCCGGTGGAACCGCACCATCCGCAACGTCGATCCGGCCGGCTACGCCGGCACGCTCGTCACCCACGCCTTCCCGCTGGCGCTGATCGCCGCGCTCCTGCCCGATTCGGGCGCCTACACGCTCGCCACCGCGGCGCTCGCGCTCGCCTGCCGGATCGTGCTGTGCGTGCGGGTCGAGCGGGCCTTCGGTCTCGAGCCGCATCCCTACTGGCTCCTGCCGATCCGCGACCTCCTGTCCTTCGCCGGCTTCGCCTGGTGCTTCATGTCCGGTGCCGTGACTTGGAAAGGTCATGATTATCGGGTCGTTGCGGACGGTACGCTGATCCCGGAATCCGGCCTCGCCCGCGAGTCCGGCGCTCCCTCGACTTAA
- a CDS encoding SDR family oxidoreductase produces the protein MSTRLLKKTAIVFGAGSAGTGWGNGKAVAVAFAREGARVICVDRGLAAAEETAQLIAEEGNEAVALCADVTDYDAVAGAVALGESRFGRIDILHNNVGLPEAGGPEDLDEETWRRAIEVNVGGVWRTCKAVLPGMRARRSGAVVNISSVASRRWTGTPAFAYAAAKAAVNQATVSVAMQYARDGIRANAILPGLLDTTLADECRGAGTPESGRDRRVPLGRLGEAWDIAHAAVFLASDEARFITGVCLPVDGGQSCSMAALA, from the coding sequence ATGTCGACACGCCTGCTGAAGAAGACCGCGATCGTGTTCGGGGCGGGCTCCGCCGGCACCGGCTGGGGCAACGGCAAGGCGGTGGCGGTCGCCTTCGCCCGGGAGGGTGCCCGGGTGATCTGCGTCGATCGCGGCCTCGCCGCCGCCGAGGAGACGGCGCAGCTCATCGCCGAGGAGGGCAACGAGGCCGTGGCGCTCTGCGCCGACGTCACCGATTACGACGCGGTGGCGGGTGCGGTGGCGCTCGGCGAGAGCCGCTTCGGCCGCATCGACATCCTGCACAACAATGTCGGCCTGCCGGAGGCCGGCGGCCCGGAGGATCTGGACGAGGAGACCTGGCGGCGGGCGATCGAGGTCAATGTCGGCGGCGTCTGGCGCACCTGCAAGGCGGTGCTGCCGGGGATGCGGGCCCGGCGCTCGGGCGCGGTGGTCAACATCTCGTCGGTCGCCTCCCGCCGCTGGACCGGCACCCCGGCCTTCGCCTACGCGGCCGCCAAGGCGGCGGTGAACCAGGCGACGGTATCGGTGGCGATGCAGTATGCCCGCGACGGCATCCGGGCGAACGCGATCCTGCCGGGCCTCCTCGACACGACGCTGGCCGACGAGTGCCGGGGCGCCGGCACCCCGGAATCCGGCCGTGACCGCCGGGTGCCCCTCGGCCGCCTCGGCGAGGCTTGGGACATCGCCCACGCGGCGGTGTTCCTCGCCTCCGACGAGGCCCGCTTCATCACCGGCGTGTGCCTGCCGGTCGATGGCGGCCAGAGCTGCAGCATGGCGGCGCTCGCCTGA
- a CDS encoding ABC transporter substrate-binding protein — protein sequence MQTRRETLRSLTIAGLLTAALPTLAQTPAAAPAAGEGDPAVATVRRMTDALEAALKAGDVRARAETLSGPMKESFDLPAMLRLGVGTRWKDIPADKQQALVTAFEAYLPATYATRLSAATGSKFAIDPKSEPRGNGHIVHVTVTDGSGDTSPVDYVLNAENRITDVYLQGTVSEAGTLRTGFSEPLQEGGADGLLAHLRKSTETMLAAPAPKAPAAK from the coding sequence GTGCAGACCCGACGCGAGACCCTGCGCAGCCTGACGATCGCCGGCCTCCTCACGGCGGCGCTGCCGACCCTGGCCCAAACTCCCGCCGCTGCCCCCGCGGCCGGGGAGGGCGATCCGGCGGTCGCGACCGTGCGGCGCATGACCGACGCCCTCGAGGCCGCGCTCAAGGCCGGCGACGTGCGTGCCCGGGCCGAGACCCTGTCCGGCCCGATGAAGGAGTCGTTCGACCTGCCGGCGATGCTGCGCCTCGGCGTCGGCACCCGCTGGAAGGACATCCCGGCCGACAAGCAGCAAGCCCTGGTCACCGCCTTCGAGGCCTATCTCCCGGCGACCTACGCCACGCGGCTCAGCGCCGCGACGGGCAGCAAATTCGCCATCGACCCGAAGAGCGAGCCGCGCGGCAACGGCCATATCGTCCACGTCACGGTGACCGACGGCAGCGGCGACACCTCGCCGGTCGATTACGTGCTGAACGCCGAGAACCGGATCACCGACGTCTACCTCCAGGGCACGGTGAGCGAGGCCGGCACCCTGCGCACCGGCTTCTCCGAGCCGCTGCAGGAGGGCGGGGCCGACGGTCTGCTCGCCCATCTGCGGAAGTCCACCGAGACGATGCTGGCGGCGCCGGCACCGAAGGCCCCGGCGGCCAAGTAG
- a CDS encoding DoxX-like family protein, whose translation MRRLMPLAALAMIGGTLAYLAAGTVLAPDLWADPLGPYVKTLPAALLALVALALAAER comes from the coding sequence GTGCGGCGCCTGATGCCGCTCGCCGCATTGGCGATGATCGGCGGCACGCTGGCCTATCTGGCGGCCGGGACGGTGCTCGCTCCCGACCTCTGGGCCGATCCGCTCGGTCCTTACGTGAAGACGCTGCCCGCAGCGCTCCTGGCGCTGGTCGCGCTGGCGCTCGCCGCGGAACGCTGA
- a CDS encoding DUF2269 domain-containing protein, producing MPWIDLIPWTELLRWLHVIGATVLFGTGAGIAFFMLVAHRTRDAGLVAHVSGTVVIADALFTATAAVAQPLTGLALAHRVGWPLGEGWLLASIALYGVVGLFWLPVVAIQLRMRDLARAAAAAGRPLPLAYDRLFRIWFACGWPAFAAMLAILWLMTAKPSLG from the coding sequence ATGCCGTGGATCGACCTCATTCCTTGGACCGAACTGTTGCGCTGGCTGCACGTGATCGGCGCGACGGTGCTGTTCGGCACCGGCGCCGGCATCGCCTTCTTCATGCTGGTGGCGCACCGCACCCGCGATGCAGGCCTCGTCGCGCATGTCTCAGGCACCGTGGTGATCGCCGACGCTCTGTTCACGGCGACCGCCGCCGTGGCGCAGCCGCTGACCGGCCTGGCGCTTGCCCATCGCGTCGGCTGGCCGCTCGGCGAGGGCTGGCTCCTCGCCTCGATCGCGCTCTATGGCGTCGTCGGCCTGTTCTGGCTGCCAGTGGTGGCGATCCAGCTGCGGATGCGCGACCTGGCGCGGGCGGCCGCCGCGGCAGGGCGGCCGCTGCCGTTGGCCTATGACCGGCTCTTCCGGATCTGGTTCGCCTGCGGCTGGCCGGCCTTCGCGGCGATGCTGGCGATCCTCTGGCTGATGACCGCCAAACCCTCTCTGGGCTGA